GATGGGGCTCTCAGCGACCGTGGTGGTCCCATCCTCCACCCCCCCCCTGGTGGTCCGCAGGCTGCAGGAGCAGGGCGCCACTGTCAAGGTCGCTGGGAAGGTCAGAGCCGTCCTGCATCAGCTCCTCTGGGTTTTGACCGAGTACTAGATTCCTCGGTCAAAACCCGAGGAATCTAGTCCGGTTTGTCTCTGCCAGAAGCGCATCAGGGGGTGCCCGTCCAGCTGttcccctgacctctgacccctggaTGCTTGTTGTCTCTGACTGTCAGGTTTGGGACGACGCCAACGCCGAAGCTCTGAGGCTGGCAGAGACGGAGCAGCTGACCTTTGTTCCTCCGTTTGATCACCCCCTGCTGTGGTAGGTACCCCCTggctcctgacctctgacccctgctCAGACCCAGCATGTCCCCCGTCTCTCCAGGGAGGGTCACGCTTCGGTGGTGGCGGAGGCGGCGGCCGCCCTGGGCCCCGGGGCCCGTCCCGGCGCCGTTCTGCTGTCGGTGGGGGGCGGGGGCCTGCTGTGCGGCGTCGTCCGTGGCCTGAAGGACGCCGGCTGGGCGGACGTGCCGGTCATCGCCATGGAAACAGTGGGGGCCGACTGCTTCAATGCTGCAATCAAGGCGGGGGAGCTGGTGACTCTGGATGACATCACCAGGTTGGTCCAGCTCGGATCCCATTGGCTGCTTCCGATTGGCCGATCACACaggttgccatgacaacatACAGATAACCTTAAAAGTTCATCTGAaatttttgcaaagattttagttttttcctggtccagcagaaccagccgtctgaattattatttcctgcttcagtaaaataaaaatgaagaagcaAACAGAACCGTTACTCCTTCACACTCGTCCCTCTGTGTCCCCTCCTGTCTGCCTCCGTCTCCAGCGAGGCCAAGTGTCTGGGTGCGAAGACGGTCTGCCGCAGAGCCTTTGAGCTGAGCCAGAGCGGCGAGGCGACCATCATCTCTGAGCTGGTGACGGACCAGGAGGCGCTGAGGGCCATCCAGATGTTCCTGGGTCAGTGGCTTCCTGCTGTCCACATCCGGCTCTGCTTCCGGTTCTGAAGGGCGTGTGCTGGTTCTGTGTTCCAGATGAGGAGCGGGTTCTGGTGGAGATGGCGTGTGGAGCAGCGCTGGCTGCCGTCTACAGCGGCCTGATCCCCAGACTGCAGGCCCAAGGCAGGCGGCCGCCGcgcttattattatttttattatttatttgctttgtgtttttatggccTTTTtaccttctgtttttgttctttttttatattttatttcatattttctaatatatgtattttaaatttttattcatttatttttttctatgtatttttcttcattttatgtatattttattcttcaaaaattttctttttgttttgtaagttattttaatgaattttatttttgttcattttttattttatctcttatatatcttgtttttaaattgttcatgtgttttattttagtttttattacattttattagatgtgtatttttgtttatgtttacattttaatttagacatttacattttttattcacgttttttagttttacttatttgtttcatttttgttattgtgttaAGATTGAATTATTACTCATTtatcaaagaaaataacacattcAGTATATTTGCacatattattaatatatagaaagttttttattattcatttttgatTCTGACACGTTAGTAAAGAAGCTGAGGTCCGAACCAGAGCAGTATCTTCATCATGTATTCAGAACCTCACCTGTGACCTAAATCTGGTTTGTTTTCCAGGCCGTTTGCCGACTCCCttgcgccccctgctggtgatAGTGTGCGGCGGCAGCAGCATCAACATGGAGCAGCTGATCAGCCTCCAGCAGAAGCTACAGAGCTAAagcagtgcattctgggaaatgtgcCACCAGTCTCATTGCTGAtcataaagtttaattattGCTGATTTTCATGAGTGAAGAATCTCAACCTGCAGTTGACCTTCTCACCACATGGTGGTGCTGTAGAGTCTGGTAGGAAACTAACTGTCGGCAGACGGAGGAGCTAATGCGGCCGGTTTCTATGACAACAAGAAGGAGACGCTCTGATGAGGCCGTCGGTGGCTATAAATAGGAAATCAGCAGGAGAAGCTGTGGCTGAAATGTTCTggaacatcagaaccagaatgtTGATTCCATGTTGTCCCGCGGGACCAGcctgaaggaggaggagggaacgGGTCAAGTTAGGCTAACGGATATGAGCTTCATCCTACCCGTGTTTATCAATCAATTTAttaaaagacaataaacagTTCAGCTcatagaggttttttttttctacacacaTCATCAGTTGGAAAGCTAAAGATTTAGTTTAATGCCTACAAATGTAGCTCGAAGCTACAAAGTTAGCTTCGAGCTACATATAGCTATTTAGgtacactaaatatttagcttgctaactaaatatgtagGTTGAAACTGACACAAATGAAAGTgtgtcagaaaaatgtgttcttttATACCAGAACACATTTTACTGGTATAAAAGGCTATTAGTGTTGCTAATAACATCCCATAGAAATGTGTCACATAGAGCTGCAGCTAAGCAGCCTTTAGCTTCGAAACATGACATGTTATTCTAAAATCGGTTCTCTTTAGCGCCCCCTGTGGTTGGAGCCAGCCAGAACATCATGGCGATTGATGGTAAGTAGTCCAATAACGGCTCTGCTCTCCGCGGTAATTAACTCCGTCTGGGTTACGAGTTGTGGTTCTGGTCCGGGCGGGCTGTGTTTCCCATCAGGAAGGCAGTACCTGGGCCCGGTTCGGACAGCTGTCCTGTTGGAGAAAAGCAGTGATTCTCCATGTTTGTACCGGTGGCTCTGATCGGAAACCTCCTTCTTGTTTGAACGCGGCTTTATTGCTTATTACCCGCTAAAGCGGCGGTTCTGCGGCTCGGTTCGGAGCCCCGAACCTCCGGGTGGTATTGCCGGAGTCAGAGAGAGGAGTAGCGTCAGGGTTGGCTGCAGGAAGCGGAGCAAGAAGCTCCGAAACTTGGAGATGGCCGTTTCCCGCGCCGCTTTTCCCTCCGCGCTGACTGGCAGGCTACGACCTACACGGTTCTGGTATTGACCAGCCCGCTTCTGGAGGAATGTGGGTCATATTCAGGATTTCATGTGGAGGAGGAACTCTGTTCCGGTCCAATAGAACCTCCAGAGAAGCTTTATGATGGAGCTGAAATAATCCAACATATAATCTGGTTTCATGTATTAGGAAACTGGACCTAAACTGGGAATCAGAAAGGATTTCTGATTTTAAGTGGAAGTGACGTCATAACCAGTCTTCACAGAGAAGCTCCTTAACATTTGggataatttatgtttttagggTCTTCAGATGCTGCTTTCATTCatatttatgtgacaaaccagaacaaagttattttactgatgaaatctgaaaagtgtggcatgcatttttattcagtctccGTTGTTCTGATGCCACCAAATAAAATCCCACAGTCGGAACCAGTGGAGTTACATTCACACTGAAAaggttcctcttcctccagtcCAGAGAAGCAGTGAAAAGCTTCAACAGGAAACCAGACTGTTTTcatggtttccatggttacttgATAGTGGCTCTTCTTCCTGGTTACTTCCTGTTTTGAAGCTCTCCTCTCTTAAAGCTGCTTGTTGCTGGATGTAGAGAGGGGATGGTGGGCAGGTGTGAGTGAGGCGGCACCCCCACCTGCCCTGTTAGCAGAGGAAACTGAACTGCTGCAACAGTCTTCtctcccttcaaaataaaagcatgagtATAAATGTCTTCTTGATGAATTCCTAACAGTCACTAACCAAAACTTCATCacagaaattaaactttatttaactgaaagtttataaaatagCTGAGTAAATTAAGACTTTAGCATTTACCTGGAACAATGATTTAGAggaagctaagtgcgctaaacGACAAATTAGCTCCGCTATGAGCTGAGGTGTGCCGACAGATGGATGGAGGACAGACTGACGGACATGAGGACGGTCGGCCTGAAACCAGAGGTCACTGCTTCGAAGGTCAGCAGGCTTTGAAAGAACAAAGctgtgaagcaggaagtgacatcactgTTCAGTGAGAGGCAGCAGGTTGAACGCTTTGACTTCAATCTGTAGACAATAATCAGCTGATTGATCACATGATCACCTCATCTACTTCCTGTTCAGCCACATTTAACCCTTTACTACCGCTGTTGGTT
This is a stretch of genomic DNA from Gambusia affinis linkage group LG16, SWU_Gaff_1.0, whole genome shotgun sequence. It encodes these proteins:
- the sdsl gene encoding serine dehydratase-like; the encoded protein is MPEHFHVNTPLLESVSMSKMAGTAVYLKMENCQPSGSFKIRGIGHLCQQLASRSRGVVCSSGGNAGMATAYVARKMGLSATVVVPSSTPPLVVRRLQEQGATVKVAGKVWDDANAEALRLAETEQLTFVPPFDHPLLWEGHASVVAEAAAALGPGARPGAVLLSVGGGGLLCGVVRGLKDAGWADVPVIAMETVGADCFNAAIKAGELVTLDDITSEAKCLGAKTVCRRAFELSQSGEATIISELVTDQEALRAIQMFLDEERVLVEMACGAALAAVYSGLIPRLQAQGRLPTPLRPLLVIVCGGSSINMEQLISLQQKLQS